Proteins found in one Pyrus communis chromosome 15, drPyrComm1.1, whole genome shotgun sequence genomic segment:
- the LOC137717829 gene encoding probable LRR receptor-like serine/threonine-protein kinase At2g16250: MKLLSVTKTAMGARAQVGAFAIALILFVIQSGFAQQGSLSSEMELSALLELRSSLGLRSKNWPKRADPCSSWTGVTCSKNGRVTGITLSGLRRTRVGRQNPRFSVDSLANITLLASFNASGFALPGSIPDWFGQRLGALQVLDLRSASVIGSIPQSLGNLKNLTSLFLSGNDITGILPSALINITELEILDLSRNAITGSIPSGFANLGKLESLDLSSNFLYGSVPPGLGTLSRLEFLDLSDNSLTDSIPVQFSNLSRLVELDLSKNTLSGALPVELRGLRSLMRMRIGDNALEGPLPEGLFSSLVQLEVLVLSRNKFDGALPGALWSLPSLRFLDVSRNNFTGTLPSLGSNASVSGAVFNLSHNLLYGNLTFPVGKFVSIDLSDNFFQGKVLEDSQSNDTLTGNCLQIVPNQRSLQDCRQFYEERNLIFDDFGALEPAQPPFLEPESKSKNRLTFILVGIFGGLGFIVILVLVLVVLLKMCNKGTNQRGSANVGPVPEGDDPALPKDLIDASGRGDSFTYEQILQSTSAFSEANLIKHGHSGDIYRGSLASGNPVVIKRVNLHSVKKESYTIEMDLFSKVSHTRLVPLLGHCLEHESEKLLVYKYMPNGDLASSLHRVTNLGDGNLQSLDWITRLKIAIGAAEILAYLHHECSPPLVHRDVQASSILLDDKFEVRLGSWSEVRVQEGDGNPNVITRLLRKQQTLEQSPYASASAACSYDVYCFGKVLLELVTGKLGISKSDDSTTRELLDHTVRYISIYDKELLNKIVDPSLIVDEDLLEEVWAMAIVARSCLNPKPSKRPPMKYILKALENPLKVVREESSSSARLRTASSRRSWSTAFFGSWRQSSSESATAPGHTSRESISGLKRESSASHKRLSSEIFPEPIEIQDLERQDEH, translated from the exons ATGAAGTTGTTATCTGTAACTAAAACGGCAATGGGGGCGAGAGCCCAAGTCGGCGCCTTTGCCATAGCGTTAATCTTGTTCGTGATTCAGAGTGGTTTTGCGCAGCAGGGTTCTTTGAGCTCCGAAATGGAGCTGTCGGCGTTACTGGAGCTCCGGTCTTCGTTGGGTCTCAGAAGCAAAAACTGGCCCAAAAGGGCCGACCCATGTTCATCCTGGACCGGAGTCACATGCAGCAAGAACGGCCGAGTCACTGGAATTACCTTGTCCGGTTTGAGGCGAACCCGAGTGGGCCGGCAAAACCCCCGGTTCTCCGTCGATTCACTGGCTAATATAACCCTCTTGGCTTCTTTCAACGCCTCCGGGTTCGCGCTTCCTGGGTCCATACCCGACTGGTTTGGCCAAAGACTTGGTGCACTCCAGGTGCTCGACCTTAGGTCTGCGTCAGTCATTGGTTCTATTCCCCAGTCGCTTGGTAATTTGAAAAATCTTACTTCTTTGTTTTTATCTGGCAATGATATTACTGGGATTTTACCTTCTGCGTTGATAAACATAACAGAGTTGGAAATTCTTGATCTTTCGAGGAATGCGATTACTGGGTCCATACCTTCTGGCTTTGCCAATCTTGGAAAGCTTGAAAGTCTTGACCTTTCTTCAAATTTCTTATATGGGTCGGTTCCACCAGGTTTGGGAACCCTTTCAAGGCTTGAGTTCTTGGACTTGTCTGATAATAGTCTCACCGATTCGATTCCGGTTCAGTTTAGTAACCTTTCCCGGTTGGTTGAGCTTGATCTTAGCAAGAACACTTTGTCTGGGGCATTGCCTGTGGAGCTGAGAGGGTTGAGGAGTTTGATGAGGATGAGGATTGGAGATAATGCTCTCGAAGGTCCATTGCCGGAGGGTTTGTTTTCGAGTCTTGTTCAGCTGGAAGTTCTGGTTCTGAGTCGGAATAAATTTGATGGTGCTCTTCCTGGTGCCTTGTGGTCACTTCCCAGTTTGCGATTTCTCGATGTATCCCGCAACAATTTTACGGGAACTCTACCGAGCCTGGGTTCAAATGCTAGTGTTAGTGGCGCTGTGTTCAACCTTTCTCATAATCTGTTATATGGAAATCTTACTTTTCCTGTTGGGAAATTTGTCTCAATCGATTTGTCTGATAATTTTTTCCAAGGCAAGGTATTAGAAGATAGTCAAAGCAATGATACTCTTACTGGAAATTGCCTACAGATTGTACCAAATCAAAGGAGTTTGCAGGATTGTAGGCAGTTTTATGAAGagagaaatttaatttttgatgattttgggGCCCTAGAACCTGCTCAGCCACCTTTCCTAGAACCTGAATCAAAGAGCAAGAACAGATTAACATTTATATTGGTTGGGATATTTGGTGGACTCGGCTTCATTGTGATTTTGGTACTGGTTCTGGTAGTGCTCCTGAAAATGTGCAATAAAGGCACAAATCAACGTGGAAGTGCAAACGTTGGGCCTGTTCCAGAAGGAGATGACCCTGCACTCCCCAAAGATCTCATTGATGCATCAGGTCGAGGAGATTCATTTACGTATGAGCAGATTCTCCAGTCCACTTCTGCTTTCAGTGAAGCAAATCTTATAAAACATGGACACTCTGGAGACATATACCGAGGATCCTTGGCGAGTGGAAACCCTGTAGTTATCAAAAGGGTAAATTTGCATTCCGTAAAGAAAGAATCATACACGATAGAAATGGATTTATTCAGCAAGGTTTCACATACGAGATTGGTGCCACTTTTGGGTCACTGCTTGGAGCATGAGAGCGAGAAGCTTCTGGTTTACAAATACATGCCAAATGGAGACTTGGCTAGTTCCTTGCACAGGGTTACCAACTTAGGAGATGGCAATTTACAGTCCCTGGATTGgattacaagattaaaaattgcaATTGGAGCTGCTGAAATCTTAGCTTACCTACATCATGAATGCAGCCCACCGCTCGTTCACAG AGATGTTCAAGCAAGCAGTATACTTCTCGATGATAAATTTGAGGTCCGGCTTGGAAGCTGGAGTGAGGTCCGTGTGCAAGAAGGGGATGGTAACCCAAATGTGATCACGAGATTGTTGCGGAAACAACA AACCTTGGAACAAAGCCCTTATG CTTCAGCATCAGCTGCTTGCTCATATGATGTATACTGTTTCGGGAAGGTTTTGCTTGAGCTTGTAACGGGTAAGCTTGGCATCAGCAAATCTGATGATTCCACTACAAGGGAGTTGTTGGATCACACGGTGCGCTACATCAGCATATATGACAAGGAACTGTTGAATAAGATTGTTGACCCATCTCTGATAGTAGATGAAGATCTATTGGAAGAAGTTTGGGCCATGGCAATCGTGGCCAGGTCCTGCCTCAACCCCAAGCCGTCTAAGCGTCCCCCGATGAAATACATCCTTAAAGCATTGGAAAACCCTCTAAAGGTGGTGAGGGAAGAGAGTTCCAGCTCTGCAAGGCTGCGAACAGCTTCATCGAGAAGATCCTGGAGCACTGCTTTCTTTGGTAGCTGGCGGCAGAGCTCATCAGAGAGCGCCACCGCTCCTGGCCACACGAGCAGAGAGAGTATCAGTGGCTTAAAACGGGAATCCTCTGCATCACACAAAAGGTTATCAAGTGAAATATTCCCTGAGCCAATTGAAATACAAGATCTCGAGCGACAAGATGAACATTAG